In Roseibium algicola, the DNA window TCGAACCGCCCTTTGATCATCTGCGATGTGGATGAAGTGATTTTGCATCTGATCGCTCATCTGGAAGACTATCTTCACGCTCGTGACCTGGCTTTCCTGAAGTACGAGTACAGGCTGACCGGCAATATTGGTCGGCGGGACAATGGTGAACCTCTGTCGTCCGACGACGTTCGCAGACTGCTTCTGGAGTTCTTCGACGAGGTCAGCCATCGTCAGGACATGGTCCCCGGTGCAGGCGATGCGCTCAATGCACTTGCACAGCAATGGGACGTTATCCTGCTGACCAATCTGCCCGGAGGTCACAACAAGCCAGTGCGGGAAAAGCTGCTCACCGGGCTCGGTATCACCTTTCCGTTGCTGACGAATTCCGGTCCCAAAGGTGGTGCGGTTGCTGCTCTGTCTCGTGGACGTCCGGAGCCGGTTGTCTTCATTGACGACAGTCCGACCAACCACACCT includes these proteins:
- a CDS encoding HAD family hydrolase, whose amino-acid sequence is MPEPTQVLPEVLAQIQALPFSNRPLIICDVDEVILHLIAHLEDYLHARDLAFLKYEYRLTGNIGRRDNGEPLSSDDVRRLLLEFFDEVSHRQDMVPGAGDALNALAQQWDVILLTNLPGGHNKPVREKLLTGLGITFPLLTNSGPKGGAVAALSRGRPEPVVFIDDSPTNHTSVNATLPSAVQIQFIADARFLQTTEKAGYIDLLSSDWQETAAFIGAILQGSNRNQQSG